From the genome of Impatiens glandulifera chromosome 9, dImpGla2.1, whole genome shotgun sequence, one region includes:
- the LOC124915065 gene encoding leucine-rich repeat extensin-like protein 4 codes for MKTTNSIPKLSLLFLHFLLFTITTYIPFAKGGSLRLTDAEAHYIRQRQLLYYRDEFGDRGEHVTVDSSLTFENPRIRNAYIALQAWKLAILSDPLNLTANWIGSNVCNYTNIYCAPSLDDLSIRTVAGIDLNHGDIAGYLPEELGLLTDLALFHINSNRFCGTVPRKFNNLKHLFELDLSNNRFAGKFPRVVLQLPSLKFLDLRFNEFEGEVPKELFDKDLDAIFINHNRFQFELPRNLGNSPVSVIVLANNKFHGCLPASIGNMSRLNEIILMNNGLRSCLPTEIGMLKNLTVFDVSFNEFMGSLPESIGGMVSLEQLNVGHNMLSGSIPASICKLPRLVNFTFSDNFFTGEPSVCLGLSEFDDTRNCLPQRLAQRSDKQCGAFLSRAVDCSAFKCKPFVSTIPAPPPPPPIFFPSPPVHVSPPPVYVSPPVYSPPSPPPSPSVYSPPSPPPPPPVYSPPPPPPVYSPPPPPPVYSPPPPPPVYSPPPPPPPVYSPPPPPPVYSPPPPPPVYSPPPPPPVYSPPPSPPVYLPPPPPPPSPPPPPVYSPPPPIYSPSPPPPPPSPTPFYFNSPPPPPPPSPPMPYYYYSPPPPPPPHSHPPPPSYVYSSPPPPLPPVHSPPPPMSPVYPPPQPQLPPCIEPLPSPPPPQHHDVHHSPPPPPPVQYYSHPPPPPPEVYEGPLPPIFGVPYASPPPPPFY; via the coding sequence ATGAAGACAACGAACTCCATACCTAAGCTCTCTCTGttatttcttcatttccttctCTTTACCATCACCACATACATACCTTTCGCTAAAGGTGGTAGTCTCCGTCTGACGGATGCAGAAGCACATTACATTCGACAGCGGCAGCTACTTTACTACAGAGATGAATTCGGCGACCGCGGCGAGCATGTCACAGTCGACTCATCTCTTACATTCGAGAATCCTCGTATCCGGAACGCATACATTGCTCTCCAAGCTTGGAAGCTAGCAATTCTCTCAGATCCTCTCAATCTCACAGCAAACTGGATCGGATCTAACGTCTGCAACTACACTAATATCTACTGTGCTCCATCTCTAGACGATCTTTCAATAAGAACAGTCGCCGGCATCGATCTCAACCACGGCGATATCGCCGGATATCTACCGGAGGAGCTTGGTTTACTTACAGATCTAGCATTGTTCCATATAAACTCAAATCGTTTCTGCGGCACTGTTCCACGTAAGTTTAACAACTTGAAGCATTTATTTGAGCTAGATCTGAGTAACAACCGGTTCGCTGGGAAATTCCCCAGAGTAGTTCTTCAGTTACCTAGTTTGAAATTTCTGGATCTGAGGTTTAATGAGTTCGAAGGAGAGGTGCCGAAGGAGCTATTTGATAAAGATCTGGACGCTATATTCATCAATCATAATAGGTTTCAGTTTGAATTGCCACGTAATTTGGGTAATTCGCCGGTTTCTGTTATTGTTTTGGCTAATAATAAGTTCCATGGATGTTTACCTGCTAGCATAGGGAACATGTCTAGATTGAATGAAATCATTTTGATGAATAATGGGTTGAGGTCTTGTTTACCGACGGAGATTGGGATGTTGAAGAATTTGACTGTGTTTGATGTGAGTTTTAATGAGTTTATGGGGTCGTTGCCGGAGTCGATTGGTGGGATGGTAAGCTTGGAACAGCTTAATGTTGGACATAATATGTTGTCGGGATCTATTCCGGCGAGTATTTGTAAGCTTCCGAGGCTtgttaattttacattttctgATAACTTCTTTACGGGTGAACCTTCGGTGTGTTTGGGATTGTCGGAGTTTGATGATACGAGGAATTGCTTGCCGCAGCGATTGGCTCAGCGTTCTGATAAGCAGTGTGGGGCGTTCTTGTCAAGGGCTGTGGATTGTAGTGCGTTTAAGTGTAAGCCTTTTGTTTCTACTATTCCGGCACCACCACCTCCTCCGCCCATATTCTTTCCTTCACCGCCGGTTCATGTTTCGCCGCCGCCGGTTTATGTTTCTCCTCCAGTATACTCCCCtccatctcctccaccttcaccgTCTGTTTACTCCCCTCCATCTCCTCCTCCGCCACCACCGGTTTACTCGCCTCCTCCGCCACCACCGGTTTACTCGCCTCCGCCTCCACCACCGGTTTACTCGCCTCCGCCTCCACCACCGGTTTACTCGcctccacctccaccaccaccgGTTTACTCGCCTCCGCCTCCACCACCGGTTTACTCGCCTCCACCTCCACCACCGGTTTAttcgcctcctccaccaccaccggTTTACTCGCCTCCACCTTCACCACCGGTTTACTTGCCTccacctcctccaccacctTCACCTCCACCACCGCCTGTATACTCGCCTCCGCCACCCATTTACTCGCCTTCACCgcctcctccacctccttcgCCTACACCCTTTTACTTCAATtcaccaccacctcctcctccGCCTTCACCGCCTATGCCCTATTACTATTATTCTccgccaccaccaccacctccacATTCTCATCCTCCGCCACCTTCCTATGTTTATTCATCCCCACCTCCACCGTTGCCTCCAGTTCATTCTCCACCTCCACCGATGTCTCCAGTCTATCCACCCCCTCAACCACAATTACCTCCTTGTATAGAACCACTGCcttcaccaccaccaccacaaCATCATGATGTCCATcactctcctcctcctcctccgccaGTACAATATTATTCACAtcctcctccaccacctccaGAAGTATACGAGGGGCCATTGCCACCAATTTTTGGAGTTCCATATGCATCACCTCCACCACCTCCTTTCTAttga
- the LOC124914363 gene encoding probable ADP-ribosylation factor GTPase-activating protein AGD14 isoform X1: protein MASRVKEDAKNEKTIRNLLKLSENRRCINCNSLGPQYVCTNFWTFVCTNCSGIHREFTHRVKSISMAKFTSQEVASLQGGGNARAKEVYLKELDSQRNSFPDSSHVEKLRDFIRHVYVDRRYTGERSLDKPPRGKMGEPEDSYANKRNDAYHSGSRSPASEDGYERRYGDRPSPGGRSDDRSSLDSRSPGYLESRQYGDNRKSPAHTEVVNDWRREDRFGNGRKTDDSRTFDTRSPDLQKDGNISSPPMARPVREILGDNVLPLRIEPPKDNGSFVTQRSVSSSSLASSNGNPAETKNENFGSLIDFDAFAEPIPVTATTTQQTQQAVPDKSTDQLGTLSNADNWACFDSAPTTIPSASSNDNPLLSVFSQFSSSTSVVAPSAVAPGSNNLMPGGDLFALQSSTNPPVAPPGQMFVSNDSNNVQAISSANNLNMSPPANYPSFGLPAAAPANNFAQFPSATVPVAVSGPPSGYPSNVPTSHGMPHGQHPSFPPSQSFAPSVGGPPNNQPWNSSIAPTSVASSNVSPVPTGQSGFLPFSEAVHAGAAQPSSTAEPKSASRKELPQDIFASTYPSYGGMPGWQTAPLPGYGLQMQYNNPAMQMPHPHLQSSKSSNPFDLNDEMPPPAQVSSNQFPSMGSMQDALPMWGSQSSSYSSGVPQAQQPFMPPPNSLMTQSVPNNNIPISSRPPPPQGVMDFFGAEFATSNPPPGHDHHHQQQMVGGGIYSAGPVAAANTFPSMGGNPFG, encoded by the exons ATGGCGAGTCGAGTAAAGGAGGATGCGAAAAACGAGAAAACTATTCGGAATCTGCTTAAGCTTTCCGAGAATCGCAGATGCATTAACTGCAATAGCTTG GGACCACAATATGTCTGTACAAATTTCTGGACTTTTGTTTGCACAAACTGCAGTGGGATACA TCGAGAGTTCACACACAGAGTAAAATCAATATCAATGGCCAAATTTACATCGCAAGAAGTTGCTTCTCTTCAAGGAGGTGGAAATGCG CGTGCTAAGGAAGTTTACTTGAAGGAGCTGGATTCACAGCGGAATTCTTTTCCTGATAGCAG CCATGTTGAGAAGCTTCGAGACTTTATCAGACACGTCTATGTTGATAGACGATATACTGGTGAGAGGAGTTTAGACAAACCACCAAGAGGAAAGATG GGCGAACCAGAAGATTCCTATGCAAACAAGAGGAATGATGCATATCATAGTGGATCGAGAAGCCCTGCATCTGAGGATGGATATGAGCGTCGTTATGGTGACAGGCCAAGCCCCGGTGGTAGAAGTGATGACAGAAGTAGTTTGGACAGTAGGAGTCCAGGGTATCTAGAAAGTCGACAATATGGTGATAACAGGAAAAGCCCAGCCCATACTGAGGTTGTGAATGACTGGCGACGTGAAGATAGATTTGGGAATGGTAGGAAAACAGATGATAGTAGAACTTTTGATACAAGATCACCTGACCTTCAAAAAGATGGGAATATTTCTAGTCCCCCTATGGCTCGTCCTGTCAGGGAGATTTTGGGGGACAATGTATTGCCTCTTCGTATTGAACCTCCTAAAGATAATGGTTCCTTTGTCACACAG AGGAGTGTTTCATCAAGTAGCTTGGCATCTTCTAATGGAAATCCAGCCGAAACTAAAAATGAGAATTTTGGATCTCTCATTGATTTCGACGCTTTTGCTGAACCTATTCCAGTAACCGCCACAACAACACAACAGACTCAGCAAGCTGTTCCAGACAAATCCACTGATCAGCTAGGTACTTTGTCCAATGCTGACAACTGGGCTTGCTTTGACTCTGCCCCCACCACAATACCTTCTGCTTCGTCGAATGACAATCCATTGCTATCTGTATTTTCACAATTTTCCTCTTCAACATCCGTAGTAGCTCCCTCTGCTGTAGCACCTGGTAGCAATAATTTGATGCCTGGAGGCGATTTATTTGCATTACAATCTAGTACTAATCCACCAGTTGCACCTCCAGGGCAAATGTTTGTCTCAAATGACAGTAATAATGTTCAAGCTATCTCTTCTGCAAACAACTTGAACATGTCACCCCCTGCGAATTATCCATCCTTTGGTTTGCCTGCCGCAGCTCCAGCAAACAACTTTGCTCAATTTCCTTCTGCAACTGTTCCTGTGGCGGTTTCTGGGCCACCATCGGGGTATCCATCAAATGTGCCGACTTCCCATGGCATGCCTCATGGTCAGCATCCCTCCTTTCCTCCTAGCCAGTCATTTGCTCCGTCTGTTGGTGGACCTCCAAATAATCAG CCATGGAATTCGTCCATTGCTCCAACTTCTGTTGCTTCTTCCAATGTTTCACCTGTCCCTACTGGCCAATCTGGCTTTTTACCTTTCTCGGAGGCAGTCCATGCTGGTGCAGCTCAGCCTTCTTCTACAGCGGAACCCAAATCTGCCTCACGAAAAGAATTGCCCCAG GATATATTTGCCTCAACTTATCCATCTTATGGAGGAATGCCAGGTTGGCAAACTGCTCCTCTCCCTGGATATGGACTCCAAATGCAATATAATAATCCTGCAATG CAAATGCCCCATCCACATCTACAGTCATCAAAATCCAGCAATCCATTTGATCTCAATGATGAAATGCCTCCTCCGGCTCAGGTTTCATCG AACCAGTTTCCTTCCATGGGATCTATGCAAGACGCCTTACCAATGTGGGGTTCCCAGTCATCATCTTATTCATCTGGTGTACCTCAAGCACAACAACCATTTATGCCTCCTCCCA ATTCATTAATGACGCAGTCGGTTCCTAATAACAACATACCCATAAG TAGTAGGCCTCCTCCTCCTCAAGGTGTAATGGACTTTTTTGGCGCGGAATTTGCAACCTCGAATCCTCCTCCTGGCCacgatcatcatcatcaacaacaaatgGTGGGGGGTGGAATATATTCAGCAGGACCAGTTGCAGCGGCGAATACTTTTCCTTCCATGGGAGGGAACCCCtttggataa
- the LOC124914363 gene encoding probable ADP-ribosylation factor GTPase-activating protein AGD14 isoform X2, which produces MASRVKEDAKNEKTIRNLLKLSENRRCINCNSLGPQYVCTNFWTFVCTNCSGIHREFTHRVKSISMAKFTSQEVASLQGGGNARAKEVYLKELDSQRNSFPDSSHVEKLRDFIRHVYVDRRYTGERSLDKPPRGKMGEPEDSYANKRNDAYHSGSRSPASEDGYERRYGDRPSPGGRSDDRSSLDSRSPGYLESRQYGDNRKSPAHTEVVNDWRREDRFGNGRKTDDSRTFDTRSPDLQKDGNISSPPMARPVREILGDNVLPLRIEPPKDNGSFVTQRSVSSSSLASSNGNPAETKNENFGSLIDFDAFAEPIPVTATTTQQTQQAVPDKSTDQLGTLSNADNWACFDSAPTTIPSASSNDNPLLSVFSQFSSSTSVVAPSAVAPGSNNLMPGGDLFALQSSTNPPVAPPGQMFVSNDSNNVQAISSANNLNMSPPANYPSFGLPAAAPANNFAQFPSATVPVAVSGPPSGYPSNVPTSHGMPHGQHPSFPPSQSFAPSVGGPPNNQPWNSSIAPTSVASSNVSPVPTGQSGFLPFSEAVHAGAAQPSSTAEPKSASRKELPQDIFASTYPSYGGMPGWQTAPLPGYGLQMQYNNPAMQMPHPHLQSSKSSNPFDLNDEMPPPAQVSSNQFPSMGSMQDALPMWGSQSSSYSSGVPQAQQPFMPPPNSLMTQSVPNNNIPISRPPPPQGVMDFFGAEFATSNPPPGHDHHHQQQMVGGGIYSAGPVAAANTFPSMGGNPFG; this is translated from the exons ATGGCGAGTCGAGTAAAGGAGGATGCGAAAAACGAGAAAACTATTCGGAATCTGCTTAAGCTTTCCGAGAATCGCAGATGCATTAACTGCAATAGCTTG GGACCACAATATGTCTGTACAAATTTCTGGACTTTTGTTTGCACAAACTGCAGTGGGATACA TCGAGAGTTCACACACAGAGTAAAATCAATATCAATGGCCAAATTTACATCGCAAGAAGTTGCTTCTCTTCAAGGAGGTGGAAATGCG CGTGCTAAGGAAGTTTACTTGAAGGAGCTGGATTCACAGCGGAATTCTTTTCCTGATAGCAG CCATGTTGAGAAGCTTCGAGACTTTATCAGACACGTCTATGTTGATAGACGATATACTGGTGAGAGGAGTTTAGACAAACCACCAAGAGGAAAGATG GGCGAACCAGAAGATTCCTATGCAAACAAGAGGAATGATGCATATCATAGTGGATCGAGAAGCCCTGCATCTGAGGATGGATATGAGCGTCGTTATGGTGACAGGCCAAGCCCCGGTGGTAGAAGTGATGACAGAAGTAGTTTGGACAGTAGGAGTCCAGGGTATCTAGAAAGTCGACAATATGGTGATAACAGGAAAAGCCCAGCCCATACTGAGGTTGTGAATGACTGGCGACGTGAAGATAGATTTGGGAATGGTAGGAAAACAGATGATAGTAGAACTTTTGATACAAGATCACCTGACCTTCAAAAAGATGGGAATATTTCTAGTCCCCCTATGGCTCGTCCTGTCAGGGAGATTTTGGGGGACAATGTATTGCCTCTTCGTATTGAACCTCCTAAAGATAATGGTTCCTTTGTCACACAG AGGAGTGTTTCATCAAGTAGCTTGGCATCTTCTAATGGAAATCCAGCCGAAACTAAAAATGAGAATTTTGGATCTCTCATTGATTTCGACGCTTTTGCTGAACCTATTCCAGTAACCGCCACAACAACACAACAGACTCAGCAAGCTGTTCCAGACAAATCCACTGATCAGCTAGGTACTTTGTCCAATGCTGACAACTGGGCTTGCTTTGACTCTGCCCCCACCACAATACCTTCTGCTTCGTCGAATGACAATCCATTGCTATCTGTATTTTCACAATTTTCCTCTTCAACATCCGTAGTAGCTCCCTCTGCTGTAGCACCTGGTAGCAATAATTTGATGCCTGGAGGCGATTTATTTGCATTACAATCTAGTACTAATCCACCAGTTGCACCTCCAGGGCAAATGTTTGTCTCAAATGACAGTAATAATGTTCAAGCTATCTCTTCTGCAAACAACTTGAACATGTCACCCCCTGCGAATTATCCATCCTTTGGTTTGCCTGCCGCAGCTCCAGCAAACAACTTTGCTCAATTTCCTTCTGCAACTGTTCCTGTGGCGGTTTCTGGGCCACCATCGGGGTATCCATCAAATGTGCCGACTTCCCATGGCATGCCTCATGGTCAGCATCCCTCCTTTCCTCCTAGCCAGTCATTTGCTCCGTCTGTTGGTGGACCTCCAAATAATCAG CCATGGAATTCGTCCATTGCTCCAACTTCTGTTGCTTCTTCCAATGTTTCACCTGTCCCTACTGGCCAATCTGGCTTTTTACCTTTCTCGGAGGCAGTCCATGCTGGTGCAGCTCAGCCTTCTTCTACAGCGGAACCCAAATCTGCCTCACGAAAAGAATTGCCCCAG GATATATTTGCCTCAACTTATCCATCTTATGGAGGAATGCCAGGTTGGCAAACTGCTCCTCTCCCTGGATATGGACTCCAAATGCAATATAATAATCCTGCAATG CAAATGCCCCATCCACATCTACAGTCATCAAAATCCAGCAATCCATTTGATCTCAATGATGAAATGCCTCCTCCGGCTCAGGTTTCATCG AACCAGTTTCCTTCCATGGGATCTATGCAAGACGCCTTACCAATGTGGGGTTCCCAGTCATCATCTTATTCATCTGGTGTACCTCAAGCACAACAACCATTTATGCCTCCTCCCA ATTCATTAATGACGCAGTCGGTTCCTAATAACAACATACCCATAAG TAGGCCTCCTCCTCCTCAAGGTGTAATGGACTTTTTTGGCGCGGAATTTGCAACCTCGAATCCTCCTCCTGGCCacgatcatcatcatcaacaacaaatgGTGGGGGGTGGAATATATTCAGCAGGACCAGTTGCAGCGGCGAATACTTTTCCTTCCATGGGAGGGAACCCCtttggataa
- the LOC124914363 gene encoding probable ADP-ribosylation factor GTPase-activating protein AGD14 isoform X3, with translation MASRVKEDAKNEKTIRNLLKLSENRRCINCNSLGPQYVCTNFWTFVCTNCSGIHREFTHRVKSISMAKFTSQEVASLQGGGNARAKEVYLKELDSQRNSFPDSSHVEKLRDFIRHVYVDRRYTGERSLDKPPRGKMGEPEDSYANKRNDAYHSGSRSPASEDGYERRYGDRPSPGGRSDDRSSLDSRSPGYLESRQYGDNRKSPAHTEVVNDWRREDRFGNGRKTDDSRTFDTRSPDLQKDGNISSPPMARPVREILGDNVLPLRIEPPKDNGSFVTQRSVSSSSLASSNGNPAETKNENFGSLIDFDAFAEPIPVTATTTQQTQQAVPDKSTDQLGTLSNADNWACFDSAPTTIPSASSNDNPLLSVFSQFSSSTSVVAPSAVAPGSNNLMPGGDLFALQSSTNPPVAPPGQMFVSNDSNNVQAISSANNLNMSPPANYPSFGLPAAAPANNFAQFPSATVPVAVSGPPSGYPSNVPTSHGMPHGQHPSFPPSQSFAPSVGGPPNNQPWNSSIAPTSVASSNVSPVPTGQSGFLPFSEAVHAGAAQPSSTAEPKSASRKELPQDIFASTYPSYGGMPGWQTAPLPGYGLQMQYNNPAMQMPHPHLQSSKSSNPFDLNDEMPPPAQVSSFPSMGSMQDALPMWGSQSSSYSSGVPQAQQPFMPPPNSLMTQSVPNNNIPISSRPPPPQGVMDFFGAEFATSNPPPGHDHHHQQQMVGGGIYSAGPVAAANTFPSMGGNPFG, from the exons ATGGCGAGTCGAGTAAAGGAGGATGCGAAAAACGAGAAAACTATTCGGAATCTGCTTAAGCTTTCCGAGAATCGCAGATGCATTAACTGCAATAGCTTG GGACCACAATATGTCTGTACAAATTTCTGGACTTTTGTTTGCACAAACTGCAGTGGGATACA TCGAGAGTTCACACACAGAGTAAAATCAATATCAATGGCCAAATTTACATCGCAAGAAGTTGCTTCTCTTCAAGGAGGTGGAAATGCG CGTGCTAAGGAAGTTTACTTGAAGGAGCTGGATTCACAGCGGAATTCTTTTCCTGATAGCAG CCATGTTGAGAAGCTTCGAGACTTTATCAGACACGTCTATGTTGATAGACGATATACTGGTGAGAGGAGTTTAGACAAACCACCAAGAGGAAAGATG GGCGAACCAGAAGATTCCTATGCAAACAAGAGGAATGATGCATATCATAGTGGATCGAGAAGCCCTGCATCTGAGGATGGATATGAGCGTCGTTATGGTGACAGGCCAAGCCCCGGTGGTAGAAGTGATGACAGAAGTAGTTTGGACAGTAGGAGTCCAGGGTATCTAGAAAGTCGACAATATGGTGATAACAGGAAAAGCCCAGCCCATACTGAGGTTGTGAATGACTGGCGACGTGAAGATAGATTTGGGAATGGTAGGAAAACAGATGATAGTAGAACTTTTGATACAAGATCACCTGACCTTCAAAAAGATGGGAATATTTCTAGTCCCCCTATGGCTCGTCCTGTCAGGGAGATTTTGGGGGACAATGTATTGCCTCTTCGTATTGAACCTCCTAAAGATAATGGTTCCTTTGTCACACAG AGGAGTGTTTCATCAAGTAGCTTGGCATCTTCTAATGGAAATCCAGCCGAAACTAAAAATGAGAATTTTGGATCTCTCATTGATTTCGACGCTTTTGCTGAACCTATTCCAGTAACCGCCACAACAACACAACAGACTCAGCAAGCTGTTCCAGACAAATCCACTGATCAGCTAGGTACTTTGTCCAATGCTGACAACTGGGCTTGCTTTGACTCTGCCCCCACCACAATACCTTCTGCTTCGTCGAATGACAATCCATTGCTATCTGTATTTTCACAATTTTCCTCTTCAACATCCGTAGTAGCTCCCTCTGCTGTAGCACCTGGTAGCAATAATTTGATGCCTGGAGGCGATTTATTTGCATTACAATCTAGTACTAATCCACCAGTTGCACCTCCAGGGCAAATGTTTGTCTCAAATGACAGTAATAATGTTCAAGCTATCTCTTCTGCAAACAACTTGAACATGTCACCCCCTGCGAATTATCCATCCTTTGGTTTGCCTGCCGCAGCTCCAGCAAACAACTTTGCTCAATTTCCTTCTGCAACTGTTCCTGTGGCGGTTTCTGGGCCACCATCGGGGTATCCATCAAATGTGCCGACTTCCCATGGCATGCCTCATGGTCAGCATCCCTCCTTTCCTCCTAGCCAGTCATTTGCTCCGTCTGTTGGTGGACCTCCAAATAATCAG CCATGGAATTCGTCCATTGCTCCAACTTCTGTTGCTTCTTCCAATGTTTCACCTGTCCCTACTGGCCAATCTGGCTTTTTACCTTTCTCGGAGGCAGTCCATGCTGGTGCAGCTCAGCCTTCTTCTACAGCGGAACCCAAATCTGCCTCACGAAAAGAATTGCCCCAG GATATATTTGCCTCAACTTATCCATCTTATGGAGGAATGCCAGGTTGGCAAACTGCTCCTCTCCCTGGATATGGACTCCAAATGCAATATAATAATCCTGCAATG CAAATGCCCCATCCACATCTACAGTCATCAAAATCCAGCAATCCATTTGATCTCAATGATGAAATGCCTCCTCCGGCTCAGGTTTCATCG TTTCCTTCCATGGGATCTATGCAAGACGCCTTACCAATGTGGGGTTCCCAGTCATCATCTTATTCATCTGGTGTACCTCAAGCACAACAACCATTTATGCCTCCTCCCA ATTCATTAATGACGCAGTCGGTTCCTAATAACAACATACCCATAAG TAGTAGGCCTCCTCCTCCTCAAGGTGTAATGGACTTTTTTGGCGCGGAATTTGCAACCTCGAATCCTCCTCCTGGCCacgatcatcatcatcaacaacaaatgGTGGGGGGTGGAATATATTCAGCAGGACCAGTTGCAGCGGCGAATACTTTTCCTTCCATGGGAGGGAACCCCtttggataa